One genomic segment of Fusobacterium nucleatum includes these proteins:
- a CDS encoding autotransporter adhesin has product MKDATGQVNIKAPIVLSNSGTGANAGTTIGIYSDGNAQVQFGQNSKLTIGEGAVGLYSANPANFNNTFKIETGKTLNVELGKNSTFGLLNGNKNITASPLLSKYLNNGTADKINITSFGEGASIFYATLKATAILDTDYTVTNGDADSTSVLVANDGANVEITSGKTLTTNTNVGLIATGGARVSGAVPVAENKGNLISTRVDKGIGIYVTYGTGKNSGTITMNNKNAVGMLATIGSTLTNSKKIELNGVSSAGIYGENSDMTNLGANSEIIVNKEASAGMYSKLTSASTVDKNSKNEGKIKINADRAGKSVAMYSKIESGTKKLSTENTGNIEVAQKASAGMYADNISNQANTQSDVTNSGLVKMTGASSVGVIGEKSKITNSGTGANKGIEVSGAGSAGILANNNSEVTNSGRIEGSTGASLVGISVDSTSTVANSGTITMGTASNTGISTKGGDVTNSGTITLSGATSTGISSENADVTNSATTGKIEVKNGNSMGIYSKLAGNTNKTVSNAGKISLETPTGLNPAPQKSAAIYSLVDSGSGKLTTDNTGNVDVGQTESAGIYAKNSTGTRANSVVTNSGIINVTKETSAGILGEKSEMTNSGTGSNGIELTANKTAGIIGNNDSKVTNSGRIETKTATPGSASEGLVGISLNASTGNNDASGTITLGTAYSTGMYGVAKSILTNDGTINGDKQNAVGIATKASTATNTGTITLSGVDSTGMFGLTVGSDKSTLTNKGTINGNGVGAVGIAADNSTVENSSGATINLISNKSTGIFGKAKSIVTNAGTIELKTASPTSTSEGLVGIALNDSTGTNTSSGQIKLGTAYSTGMFGENNSTLTNEGSITGDKASAVGIAGKASTVTNKKTITLSAKNSTGIFGEDNSTLLNDTNGNITVKEESSVGIYSKGNNKIAENKGIILAEKKKSAGMLGSEGNLENSNSITTQDEESAGMYVENSSATNKKTITANGKKSAGVYVKLDKAAGGTIAGTNEGTNATITMTNEGSAAMLGEVKSSVTNNSATLTLTNQNSIAVNTKETVGMMITNDTTGIPNSNVKALNTGTIDLNSGATNKDNIGILANKRATGINEKNINVNSKSSVGMLAKEGSNIENNTTSGTINLKAESGIGMLADGKDTSGNISTAINNARIVATSTGIKSLGMLAQNYGKAENTKTIEILGQQGVGIFISETGIGKNTLTGTITLENTEAVGIFAKNNGSTHTAENAGNIILGKADKTTTQTSLIGMFAQAEAGKTASVKNTGTINVNTKASVGMYAKNNATNASAVNLQNTGTINVNNSGSAGIYAPKAEISKVGKINLENSTTNGSSAVYISEGGKVSDTASAEISLGNKNQNRVAYYVNGANSTLSGSNIGKITGYGVGVYLQGNSATDKAKIDNTTPTLNYKGVSGTTGNGIIGLFLNGDTDIQSYTKGITVGDSVDTKYAIGIYANSQGTPGGTAYNITTPITAGKNGVGIYADRDSNIKYTGNMEIGDGTTAGTGIFITKKIGTIGGKVELGSNTIKLKGTGGVAVIASEGTKFDGKNATIELLGTNVQGVGVYAKKGSTVNTSTWTFNNHGNAAEEVRSEEGGAYIIANKNLKPKMVLTHVINGETSIASGKTVTSVNDGSITAKENIGLMAEGIKNPTAPSPLTWREGDFEAVNYGTIDFSVAEKSTAIFANSARAKNDGVIKVGKNSTAIYGFYNKDTRKYDGASTNPDPNKLEIETTANSKISLGDTSTGMYLINAEKIENKGGQITSESGATKNVGIYAVNGQDTKIAANNKTLTMRTATNITLGNGSVGLYSKGQSYTVRNTVTNTGNITVGDKITGSPSVAMYAENTNLTTDSKIAVGKDGIAFYGKNSTIEAKGSVNFQNKGVLAYLENSKFVSHLGNLGATQNTMLYLKNSTAQLDGAGTKVDMDVADGYTGAYIEGNSTLTGVKTIKLGQDSTGLFLKDANFVSNVETITGTKDKARGILATNSNLTNNSKISLSGAESVGIYSNANSSKSIINNGELTLAGKQTLGVFLRGGQSFENKANIKIADSVDGKNPTIGIYTTEGTSNIKHSSGTIEVGQKSIGIYSTTNSDVEINAGKIHVKDQGIGIYKQNGKVTIKGELDVDTHVATTKDSEPTAVYAVNGTQIEDQASKISIGVKSYGFILNNTDPNKTNIYTNTDAGTVSLGNDSVFLYSNGKANIINNRTINANGASHLIAFYIKNGGDFTNNGTIDFSTGKGNIGIYAPGGKATNKGKVYVGKTDDIDPRTGKVYSDISKIVYGIGMAADNGGHIVNEGEVRIYNNKSIGMYGKGVGTTVENTGKIYLDGSKATATDKIQSMTGVYVDDGAKFINRGEIRTTDSYAGRDGKVNENVTGLVGVAVMNGSTLENHGKILIDADNSYGVVIRGKRDSKGNVERYAVIKNYGEIKVRGKGTLGISWKDVTPDDIAELEKQINDKISSDPKGQALRAAAGTNKDYEGVTITVKNGKPTFLRNGVPISDSEVEQIEKLIGKESNLGLSDIGFYVDTLGRTKPIDIDGATPPINSQLIIGTEYSEKTNKKQWLVKGDVIKPFLDQIQGRNFKLTSIAGSLTWIATPVLDNRGQITGVAMAKLPYTSFVKRTDNAYNFADGLEQRYDMNALDSVEKRIFNKLNSIGKNEQTLLAQAYDEMMGHQYANVQQRVQETGKVLDKEFSHLRDSWSNPTKDSNKVKTFGMKGEYKTDTAGVIDYKYNAYGVAYVHENEDIKLGKGTGWYTGIVHNTFKFKDIGNSKEKQLQAKVGLFKSVPFDENNSLNWTISGDIFVGYNKLERKFLVVDEIFHAKSKYYTYGIGIKNEIGKEFRLSEDFSVRPYGALKVEYGRVSKIKEKSGEMKLEIKQNDYLSIRPEIGTELAYRHYFGAKSLTASVGLAYENELGRVANGKNKARVAGTTADWFNIRGEKENRKGNVKVDLNVGLDNQRLGVTGNVGYDTKGHNVRGGVGLRVIF; this is encoded by the coding sequence GTGAAGGATGCAACTGGGCAAGTTAATATAAAAGCTCCAATAGTTCTATCTAATAGTGGAACAGGAGCAAATGCTGGGACAACAATAGGTATATATTCAGATGGGAATGCTCAGGTACAATTTGGACAAAATTCTAAATTAACAATAGGTGAAGGAGCAGTAGGTTTATATTCAGCTAATCCTGCTAACTTTAACAATACATTTAAAATTGAAACTGGAAAGACATTAAATGTAGAACTAGGTAAAAATTCAACTTTTGGACTTTTAAATGGAAATAAAAATATTACAGCTTCACCATTATTAAGTAAATATTTGAATAATGGTACAGCTGATAAAATTAATATAACTAGTTTTGGTGAAGGAGCAAGTATCTTTTATGCAACATTAAAAGCAACTGCTATTTTAGATACAGATTATACTGTAACAAATGGTGATGCAGACTCAACATCTGTTTTAGTGGCAAATGATGGTGCAAATGTTGAAATTACAAGTGGTAAAACATTAACAACAAATACTAATGTTGGACTTATTGCAACTGGAGGTGCAAGAGTAAGTGGAGCTGTTCCAGTAGCTGAAAATAAGGGAAATCTTATTTCTACTAGAGTAGATAAAGGTATAGGGATTTATGTAACATATGGAACAGGAAAAAATAGTGGAACTATTACAATGAACAACAAAAATGCAGTTGGTATGCTTGCAACTATTGGTTCTACTTTAACAAATAGTAAGAAAATAGAGTTAAACGGAGTTTCATCAGCAGGAATCTATGGAGAAAATTCTGACATGACAAATTTAGGGGCTAACTCTGAAATTATTGTAAATAAAGAAGCTTCAGCAGGTATGTATTCAAAATTAACATCAGCATCAACTGTTGATAAAAATTCAAAGAATGAAGGAAAAATAAAAATAAATGCTGATAGAGCTGGAAAATCAGTGGCTATGTATTCAAAAATAGAAAGTGGAACTAAAAAATTAAGTACTGAAAATACAGGAAACATAGAAGTAGCTCAAAAAGCATCAGCAGGAATGTATGCAGATAATATAAGTAATCAGGCTAATACTCAATCTGATGTAACAAATAGTGGATTAGTAAAAATGACGGGAGCAAGTTCAGTCGGTGTTATAGGAGAGAAATCTAAAATAACAAATAGTGGAACAGGGGCAAATAAGGGTATAGAAGTATCTGGAGCAGGTTCAGCAGGAATTTTAGCAAACAATAATTCAGAAGTTACAAATTCAGGAAGAATAGAAGGAAGTACAGGAGCAAGTTTAGTTGGAATTTCAGTAGATAGTACTTCAACAGTAGCAAATAGTGGAACTATTACTATGGGTACAGCTTCTAATACAGGAATATCAACTAAAGGTGGAGATGTAACAAATAGTGGAACTATAACTTTAAGTGGAGCTACTTCAACAGGCATTTCTTCCGAAAATGCAGATGTAACAAATTCTGCAACAACAGGAAAAATTGAAGTAAAAAATGGAAACTCAATGGGGATCTACTCTAAATTAGCTGGAAATACTAATAAAACAGTTTCTAATGCAGGAAAAATATCATTAGAAACTCCAACTGGATTAAATCCAGCTCCTCAAAAATCAGCTGCTATATATAGTTTAGTTGACAGTGGAAGTGGTAAATTAACTACAGATAACACTGGAAATGTTGATGTTGGACAAACAGAATCAGCAGGAATTTATGCAAAAAATAGTACAGGAACTAGAGCTAATTCAGTAGTGACAAATAGTGGAATTATTAATGTTACTAAAGAAACATCAGCAGGAATATTGGGTGAAAAATCTGAAATGACAAATAGTGGAACAGGTTCAAATGGAATAGAACTAACTGCTAATAAAACAGCTGGAATAATAGGTAACAATGATTCAAAAGTAACTAATAGTGGAAGAATAGAAACAAAAACAGCAACCCCTGGAAGTGCATCAGAAGGTTTAGTAGGAATTTCATTAAATGCTTCAACAGGAAATAATGATGCTAGTGGAACAATTACATTAGGAACAGCTTATTCAACAGGAATGTATGGAGTAGCTAAGTCAATATTAACAAATGATGGTACAATAAATGGAGATAAACAAAATGCAGTAGGAATAGCTACTAAGGCTTCAACTGCTACTAACACTGGAACAATTACTTTAAGTGGTGTAGATTCAACAGGAATGTTTGGATTGACTGTTGGCTCAGATAAATCAACATTGACTAATAAAGGAACAATCAATGGAAATGGTGTAGGAGCAGTAGGAATAGCTGCTGATAACTCAACAGTTGAAAATAGTAGTGGAGCAACAATAAATTTAATATCAAATAAATCAACAGGAATATTTGGAAAAGCTAAATCAATAGTAACAAATGCTGGAACTATAGAATTAAAAACAGCATCGCCTACCAGTACATCAGAAGGTTTAGTTGGAATAGCATTAAATGACTCAACAGGAACAAATACTTCTAGTGGACAAATAAAGTTAGGAACAGCTTATTCAACAGGAATGTTTGGAGAAAATAATTCAACATTAACAAATGAAGGAAGTATAACTGGAGATAAAGCTTCAGCAGTAGGAATAGCAGGAAAAGCTTCAACAGTAACTAATAAAAAAACTATTACTTTAAGTGCTAAAAATTCAACAGGAATATTTGGAGAGGATAATTCTACACTGTTAAATGACACGAATGGAAATATCACAGTAAAAGAAGAAAGTTCAGTGGGAATTTATTCAAAAGGAAATAATAAAATAGCAGAAAATAAAGGAATAATTTTAGCTGAAAAGAAAAAATCAGCAGGAATGCTTGGAAGTGAAGGAAATCTTGAAAATAGTAATTCTATAACAACACAAGATGAAGAATCAGCAGGAATGTATGTTGAAAATTCTAGTGCTACTAATAAGAAAACCATTACTGCTAATGGTAAAAAATCAGCAGGAGTATATGTAAAATTAGATAAAGCTGCTGGTGGAACAATTGCTGGAACAAATGAAGGAACAAATGCTACTATAACAATGACAAATGAAGGTTCGGCAGCTATGCTAGGAGAAGTTAAGTCATCAGTAACAAATAATTCTGCTACTTTGACATTGACAAATCAAAATAGTATTGCTGTTAATACCAAAGAAACTGTTGGAATGATGATTACAAATGACACAACTGGAATTCCAAATTCTAATGTGAAAGCTTTGAATACGGGAACTATTGATTTGAATTCTGGTGCAACAAATAAAGATAATATTGGAATATTAGCTAATAAAAGAGCAACTGGAATTAATGAAAAAAATATTAATGTAAATAGTAAATCATCAGTTGGTATGTTAGCAAAAGAAGGTTCTAATATTGAAAATAATACAACTTCTGGTACTATAAATTTAAAAGCTGAATCTGGAATAGGAATGTTAGCAGATGGAAAAGATACTAGCGGAAATATATCTACTGCTATTAATAATGCTAGAATTGTTGCTACATCAACAGGAATAAAATCTTTAGGAATGCTTGCTCAAAATTATGGAAAAGCTGAAAATACAAAAACAATAGAGATACTTGGACAACAAGGAGTTGGAATTTTTATTTCTGAAACTGGAATAGGTAAAAATACATTAACAGGAACAATTACATTAGAAAATACAGAGGCAGTTGGAATATTTGCTAAAAATAATGGAAGTACACATACAGCCGAAAATGCTGGAAACATTATTTTAGGTAAAGCTGATAAAACAACAACACAAACATCATTAATAGGAATGTTTGCACAAGCAGAAGCAGGAAAAACAGCTAGTGTAAAAAATACAGGAACTATTAATGTAAATACTAAGGCTTCAGTAGGAATGTATGCAAAAAATAATGCTACAAATGCAAGTGCTGTTAATTTACAAAATACAGGAACTATTAATGTAAATAACTCTGGTTCAGCAGGAATTTATGCACCTAAGGCTGAAATTTCAAAAGTTGGAAAAATTAATTTAGAAAATTCTACTACAAATGGTTCATCTGCTGTATATATATCAGAAGGTGGAAAGGTATCTGATACAGCTAGTGCAGAAATTTCTTTAGGAAATAAAAATCAAAATAGAGTTGCTTATTATGTAAATGGAGCTAATAGTACTTTATCTGGTTCAAATATTGGAAAAATTACAGGTTATGGAGTTGGGGTATATCTACAAGGAAATTCAGCTACAGATAAAGCAAAGATAGATAATACTACTCCAACATTAAATTATAAAGGTGTTTCAGGAACTACTGGAAATGGAATAATAGGTTTATTCTTAAATGGAGATACAGATATCCAAAGTTATACTAAGGGTATCACAGTAGGAGATAGTGTTGATACAAAATATGCAATAGGTATCTATGCAAATTCACAAGGAACACCAGGAGGAACAGCATATAATATAACAACTCCTATTACAGCAGGAAAAAATGGTGTAGGTATCTATGCTGATAGAGATAGTAACATTAAATATACTGGAAATATGGAAATAGGAGATGGAACAACAGCAGGAACAGGTATCTTTATAACTAAAAAAATAGGAACAATTGGTGGAAAAGTTGAATTAGGCTCAAATACTATTAAATTAAAGGGAACAGGAGGAGTTGCAGTAATTGCTTCTGAAGGTACAAAATTTGATGGAAAAAATGCTACAATTGAATTATTAGGAACTAATGTTCAAGGTGTAGGTGTCTATGCAAAAAAAGGTTCTACTGTAAATACAAGTACATGGACTTTTAATAACCATGGAAATGCAGCAGAAGAAGTTCGTTCTGAAGAAGGTGGAGCTTACATAATTGCTAATAAAAATTTAAAGCCTAAAATGGTTTTAACTCATGTTATCAATGGAGAAACTTCTATTGCAAGTGGGAAAACAGTTACTTCTGTAAATGATGGAAGTATTACAGCTAAAGAAAATATAGGACTTATGGCAGAAGGTATAAAAAATCCAACTGCACCATCACCACTTACTTGGAGAGAGGGAGACTTTGAAGCTGTGAACTATGGAACTATTGATTTTTCTGTGGCTGAAAAGTCAACAGCAATATTTGCAAATTCAGCTAGAGCTAAAAATGATGGAGTTATTAAAGTTGGAAAAAATTCAACAGCTATTTATGGTTTCTATAATAAAGATACAAGAAAATATGATGGAGCTTCTACAAATCCAGATCCAAATAAATTAGAAATAGAAACAACAGCAAATTCTAAGATAAGTTTAGGAGATACTTCAACAGGAATGTACCTAATAAATGCAGAAAAAATAGAAAATAAAGGTGGACAAATAACTTCTGAAAGTGGAGCTACAAAAAATGTTGGTATCTATGCAGTAAATGGACAAGATACAAAAATAGCAGCTAATAATAAAACTTTAACTATGAGAACAGCTACTAATATAACATTAGGAAATGGATCAGTTGGTTTATATAGTAAAGGACAATCATATACTGTAAGAAATACTGTAACAAATACAGGAAATATAACAGTAGGAGATAAGATAACAGGTTCACCATCAGTTGCTATGTATGCTGAAAATACAAATCTAACTACTGATTCTAAAATAGCAGTTGGAAAAGATGGAATAGCTTTCTATGGTAAAAATTCAACAATAGAAGCAAAAGGTAGTGTAAATTTCCAAAATAAAGGAGTATTAGCATATTTAGAAAATTCTAAATTTGTTTCTCATTTAGGAAATTTAGGGGCAACACAAAATACTATGCTATATTTAAAAAATAGTACAGCTCAATTAGATGGAGCAGGAACTAAAGTTGATATGGATGTTGCTGATGGTTATACAGGAGCATATATAGAAGGAAATTCAACATTAACTGGAGTAAAGACAATAAAATTAGGACAAGATTCTACTGGACTTTTCTTAAAAGATGCTAATTTTGTTTCTAATGTAGAAACAATAACTGGAACGAAAGATAAAGCAAGAGGAATTTTAGCAACAAATTCTAATTTGACAAATAATAGTAAAATAAGTTTAAGTGGAGCAGAATCAGTAGGAATTTATTCTAATGCAAATAGTTCAAAGAGTATAATTAATAATGGAGAACTTACTTTAGCTGGAAAGCAAACATTAGGGGTATTTTTAAGAGGTGGACAATCTTTTGAAAATAAAGCTAATATAAAAATAGCAGATTCAGTTGATGGAAAGAATCCAACTATTGGAATTTATACAACAGAAGGAACTTCTAATATTAAGCATAGTTCTGGAACGATAGAAGTTGGACAAAAATCTATTGGTATTTATTCAACAACTAATTCAGATGTAGAAATAAATGCTGGAAAAATCCATGTAAAAGATCAAGGAATAGGAATTTATAAACAAAATGGAAAGGTTACTATAAAAGGTGAATTAGATGTTGATACACATGTTGCAACAACAAAAGATAGTGAACCAACTGCTGTATATGCAGTAAATGGAACTCAAATTGAGGATCAAGCATCTAAGATTTCAATTGGAGTAAAATCTTATGGTTTTATTCTAAATAATACAGATCCAAATAAAACAAATATATATACTAATACAGATGCAGGAACTGTAAGTTTAGGAAATGATAGTGTATTCTTATATTCTAATGGAAAAGCTAACATTATTAATAATAGAACAATTAATGCAAATGGAGCTAGTCATTTGATTGCTTTCTATATTAAAAATGGTGGAGATTTTACAAATAATGGAACAATAGATTTTTCAACAGGAAAAGGAAATATAGGAATCTATGCACCAGGAGGAAAAGCAACTAATAAAGGAAAAGTGTATGTTGGAAAAACTGATGATATAGATCCAAGAACAGGAAAAGTTTATTCTGATATTTCAAAAATTGTTTATGGTATAGGAATGGCTGCCGATAATGGAGGACATATTGTAAATGAGGGAGAAGTTAGAATATATAATAATAAATCTATTGGTATGTATGGAAAAGGTGTAGGAACCACTGTTGAAAATACAGGAAAAATTTATTTAGATGGAAGTAAAGCAACTGCAACTGATAAAATTCAAAGTATGACAGGGGTATATGTTGATGATGGAGCTAAATTTATAAATAGAGGAGAAATCAGAACAACAGATTCTTATGCTGGAAGAGATGGAAAAGTAAATGAAAATGTTACAGGACTTGTAGGGGTTGCTGTAATGAATGGTTCAACTCTTGAAAATCATGGTAAAATTCTTATAGATGCCGATAATAGTTATGGAGTTGTTATCAGAGGTAAAAGAGATTCAAAAGGTAATGTAGAAAGATATGCAGTAATTAAAAACTATGGAGAAATCAAAGTAAGAGGAAAAGGTACTTTGGGAATCAGTTGGAAAGATGTAACTCCTGATGATATAGCAGAATTAGAAAAACAAATTAATGATAAAATTTCTTCTGATCCAAAAGGACAAGCATTAAGAGCTGCAGCAGGAACAAATAAAGATTATGAAGGTGTTACAATTACTGTAAAAAATGGTAAACCTACATTCTTAAGAAATGGAGTACCAATTTCTGATTCTGAAGTTGAACAAATTGAAAAACTAATAGGCAAAGAATCAAATCTTGGACTATCTGATATTGGTTTCTATGTAGATACATTAGGAAGAACAAAACCTATTGATATTGATGGAGCTACTCCACCAATAAATAGTCAACTAATTATTGGTACTGAATATTCAGAAAAAACTAATAAGAAACAATGGCTTGTAAAAGGAGATGTAATAAAACCTTTCTTAGATCAAATTCAAGGAAGAAACTTTAAATTAACATCAATAGCTGGTTCATTAACTTGGATAGCTACTCCAGTTTTAGATAATCGTGGACAAATAACAGGTGTTGCAATGGCAAAATTACCTTATACTTCTTTTGTAAAGAGAACAGATAATGCTTATAATTTTGCAGATGGTTTGGAACAAAGATATGATATGAATGCTCTTGATTCAGTTGAAAAGAGAATATTTAATAAATTGAATAGTATAGGTAAAAATGAGCAAACATTATTGGCACAAGCCTATGATGAAATGATGGGACACCAATATGCAAATGTACAACAAAGAGTACAAGAAACTGGAAAAGTATTGGATAAAGAGTTTAGTCATTTAAGAGATTCTTGGTCTAACCCTACAAAAGATTCTAATAAGGTTAAAACTTTTGGAATGAAAGGTGAATACAAGACAGATACAGCAGGAGTTATAGACTATAAATATAATGCTTATGGTGTAGCTTATGTTCATGAAAATGAAGATATCAAACTTGGAAAAGGTACAGGTTGGTACACAGGTATAGTTCATAATACTTTCAAATTTAAAGATATTGGAAACTCAAAAGAAAAACAATTACAAGCTAAGGTAGGGTTATTTAAGTCAGTTCCATTTGATGAAAATAATAGCTTAAATTGGACAATATCAGGAGATATTTTTGTAGGGTATAATAAACTAGAAAGAAAATTCTTAGTTGTTGATGAAATATTCCATGCAAAATCTAAATATTATACTTATGGAATAGGAATTAAAAATGAAATAGGAAAAGAATTTAGATTAAGTGAAGATTTCTCAGTAAGACCTTATGGAGCATTAAAAGTTGAATATGGAAGAGTATCTAAGATAAAAGAAAAATCTGGTGAAATGAAATTAGAAATAAAACAAAATGACTACTTATCTATAAGACCTGAAATAGGAACAGAACTAGCATATAGACACTACTTTGGAGCTAAATCTTTAACTGCATCAGTTGGACTAGCTTATGAAAATGAATTAGGAAGAGTTGCAAACGGAAAGAATAAAGCAAGAGTAGCAGGAACAACTGCTGATTGGTTTAATATCCGTGGTGAAAAGGAAAACAGAAAAGGAAATGTAAAAGTTGACTTAAATGTTGGACTTGATAACCAAAGACTTGGAGTAACTGGAAATGTGGGTTATGATACAAAAGGACATAATGTTAGAGGTGGAGTAGGACTAAGAGTTATATTCTAA
- a CDS encoding aspartate:alanine exchanger family transporter yields the protein MHFDAVGFIFNSLVLLFFTMTLGNLFGNIKFRKFNFGITGTLFIGLFVGYFLTKYAVTIPEESKYFSKAQNVLKGNVIDNSIMNLSLLIFIVGTGLLAAKDMKYAITKFGKQFVAIAIFVPFVGAVASYGFSQIFSKMSPYQITGTYTGALTSSAGLAAATESSEAESRYLANEFQDLSEGTKTKILAIINNAKERDAKLKNEAIPEKMTIENTTTLSVEDTEVYVTEAKAGVGVGHSIGYPFGVLFLILGINFIPKIFRFDVEKEKEKYFTQKKIDLSKDKDSDKNTIPEVKMDFVGFSVAAFLGYFLGGIKISMGPLGTFSLGSIGGAIIVALILGFIGKIGPITFRMDSVVLGKMRTYFLSIFLAGTGLNYGFRVVEAVTGDGIMIAVVSALVAILSVLFGFLLGHYVFHINWTLLSGAITGGMTSAPGLGAAIDALDCDEPAVSYGATQPLATLCMVIFSIIIHKLPI from the coding sequence ATGCACTTTGATGCAGTTGGTTTTATTTTTAATTCATTGGTGTTATTGTTTTTTACAATGACTTTGGGAAATTTATTTGGAAATATAAAGTTTAGAAAATTTAATTTTGGAATTACTGGAACTTTATTTATTGGATTATTTGTTGGATATTTTTTAACAAAATATGCAGTAACTATTCCAGAAGAAAGTAAATATTTTTCAAAAGCTCAAAATGTATTAAAGGGAAATGTAATTGATAATTCTATTATGAATTTATCACTACTTATCTTTATAGTTGGAACAGGACTTTTAGCAGCAAAAGATATGAAGTATGCTATTACTAAATTTGGAAAACAATTTGTAGCTATAGCTATATTTGTTCCATTTGTTGGAGCAGTAGCTTCTTATGGATTTTCACAAATATTTAGTAAGATGAGTCCATATCAAATAACAGGAACTTATACAGGAGCTTTAACAAGCTCAGCAGGACTTGCAGCAGCCACAGAATCATCAGAAGCTGAATCAAGATATTTAGCAAATGAATTTCAAGATTTAAGTGAAGGAACTAAAACAAAAATTTTAGCTATTATCAATAATGCAAAAGAAAGAGATGCTAAATTAAAAAATGAAGCAATTCCAGAAAAAATGACAATAGAAAATACGACAACTTTATCAGTAGAAGATACAGAAGTTTATGTAACAGAAGCAAAAGCAGGAGTTGGAGTAGGACATTCAATAGGCTATCCATTTGGAGTATTATTCTTAATTTTAGGAATTAATTTTATACCAAAAATATTTAGATTTGATGTAGAAAAAGAAAAAGAAAAATATTTTACACAAAAGAAAATTGACTTAAGTAAGGATAAAGATTCTGATAAAAACACTATTCCAGAAGTTAAAATGGATTTTGTAGGATTTTCAGTAGCTGCATTTTTAGGATATTTTTTAGGAGGAATTAAAATTTCAATGGGACCTTTGGGAACTTTCTCATTAGGAAGTATTGGAGGAGCAATAATAGTTGCACTTATTTTAGGGTTTATTGGTAAAATTGGACCTATTACTTTCCGTATGGATTCTGTTGTACTTGGAAAAATGAGAACATATTTCTTATCAATTTTTTTAGCAGGAACTGGATTAAATTATGGTTTCCGTGTTGTTGAAGCAGTTACTGGTGATGGAATTATGATAGCAGTTGTATCAGCACTTGTAGCAATATTATCTGTTCTATTTGGCTTTTTATTAGGACATTATGTTTTCCATATAAATTGGACTTTATTATCAGGAGCTATAACAGGTGGAATGACATCAGCACCAGGTTTAGGAGCTGCTATTGATGCACTAGATTGTGATGAACCAGCAGTATCTTATGGAGCAACACAACCTCTTGCAACTTTATGTATGGTAATTTTTTCTATAATTATTCATAAATTACCTATCTAA